In the genome of Doryrhamphus excisus isolate RoL2022-K1 chromosome 11, RoL_Dexc_1.0, whole genome shotgun sequence, the window CCATTTGGTCTGTAAGTCTGATTCTCATAATTGGAAATTAACACACACGTAAGGGGAGGTGAGATGTatttaaccaaaaaataaaataaaataactaaatgaataaaaataaaaataaaaataaaaataaaaataaaaataaaaataaaaataaaaataaaaataaaaataaaaataaaaataaaaataaaaataaaaataaaaataaaaataaaaataaaaataaaaataaaaataaaaataaaaataaaaataaaaataaaaatagagtggTCCTGGAGGCGTTTATTAGGTTGTGGAGGATTTCATTCCCAAAAGAAGCTGAAAGTGTAGGATAAGGTCCATGCAATTAATTGCATGTACAGCTgaataatggcaaaaaaataagtttaaaGAGCTCCTTTGGGTGTTTATCTGATCCTGCAGGAAGCTATATTCTGCTCCAAAATGTCTGAGGGACATTGTGAGTTAAAATCAAGCCGGTTTTAGGACAATTAAAATGCATGGGTTCTTATGGGCACGCCTCAggcactggtaaaaaaaaaaaaaaagcaggtggCAATGACATTCAGCAAATGGCAGCAACCACGTGTGTTTTTGCGTGGATGAACGCAGCGGACTCACAGTTGACAGTGATGTCTACAGTCTGGGTATCCGTGTCAATATCGTTGACAGCTGTACATTCGTACGTCCCTGCTCTCTGTCTGGAGATAAATGGGATTTCCAGGTAATCATCGTCTGTTGCCAGGTCCCCTACACACCAGGTGTGAGAGAGGAAATGGTCATTCAGAAAGTGTGACAAGACAACAGCTGTGGCTCCAAGTATCGTTTTTACGCTCCGTGTCCTTGCATGTCCTCTGGGGAAGTAAGTGCTGCAATGATGCTGCACGTGACATATTGATGACCCGGGGATGCAAACTTTGGGCAAAATGCACATTAAAAACCAGGAACACGTGCTGCAATAATAATGTAGGGGAACGCTGGAGTTAATTAGAATTGGGAAACATGTTGACGAACAAATAATTCattgaaaaaaacccacattatTTTACCAACATGACCCACAAAAATATTACCACGGTAAACAAATGCAGCAAAATAACCTTTTATTCAGCCACAGCAAAGTACACCTGTCAGGCATCAGGGGATGCCGTTGATTGTTGCCAGCTTCTAAAGCCCTTTgagactcttttgtgattaaaggctatataaataaacttgacttgacttgacttggaacACTGCCTATATTCCGACAGCAAAAATTCACACGAGGAAACCAAATGTAGAGACATTTACACAATTTTTGTGAACCTTCCTCAGaaccttcaaaaaaaataaataaataaaataaaataaataaataaataaataattaaaaaatatatatatatatatatatataattatttataaaatacatataaaattatatacatatatattttatacaaaatatttatataaaacatatataacatatatatatatatattataaaatatacatataaaatatatataaatatataaaaatatataaaataaattataaataacatatataacatatatataaaatatataatatataataatatataataacacatatatatgttatttattttattacatactttttaaattttattttaataaatattttatatataaaataaataattatatatataaatttattatatatatatatatatatattttattatatatatattttctaatgaaaaaaaaaatatatatatacatttttattttttttgaaggttCTGAGAAATCACAAAAAATTGCGACAAAATCTCTACATTtggtacatatatatatattttttggaaggTTCCGAGAACTcacaaaaaattgtgaaaatgtaCCTACATTTGGtacaggagaaaaacccacgcatgcacgggtagaacatactatgcaaactccacacagagaaggccaagggtggaattgaactcgggtctcctagctgtgaggcctgcgtgctaaccactcggcccgtTGTACAGCATAAATCATCAATCAATAACATCCCCAAATttctgtggtcttaaactttgtgatccaacagtgcaaaatgtaaaaaagtacaTTCTTGCAATGTTTCAACCGGTCTTAAAACGTGTAAACGGTCTTTATGGACGGGACATCCCGGGAGTCTCCTTCGAGAGAGAACCAATGAAGCGTTTACTTTCCAGGTAAACATAGACAACAACAATAATGCAAGCCAGACTGCTGTGAGTTTTATTAGGTTACAAATAAACTGTCTGAATGGGGGTTGTAAAAAGAAACGGAATATTCAGTCTTAAGTtgttaaaatgtgatattgCGTTGCTGCAGCAAAGCGTTACGGTTAAAGATAAATTCAGACTAAACAGGCTTTTAGGGTGGGTCAGGAATTCCATTCCAATCTTGATTCCAGATTATGTGGCACTGCCATATTGATTATTCGTGTAACTACTATTACTTCAGCTCAAGGACAATATGCAATAGTAACCCGGCTCCTCCATGATAAATAATGGAAGACAATGTTTCTTTAATACGAAATTGAATTGATAACGAATGGTTTGATGGGCCAGATGGGAAGAGTTGGCCCATGACACGTTCCGTCTTCCCGTCTGTTCATTCCGAGATTAGTTTTTGTTCAAATCATCTTCCCTTTGTCACCAAAGCTGAATATTCAACTATGCTGACTCAGCAGTAGCGCCCCTCACGATTAGTCGACTTCTTCGATGTAATCGACCATGAAACTTATTcgactgcgttttttttttttttttagtcgacGCATCATTTTACAGTTGACTGCCCAAATATTTTGCTCTCCCGTCTTAAACGGTTCATTGTAATTCACCTCCACACTAGTCTGTGTGCTGGCAGGTGAGTCGGAATCGAGTATGGTGTTGATTCAGACCAGTCCGCTGAGGCCAAGAGCTTCAGAACTGTTAATTAAGAaatcattgctgttttgtggttgactatggactattattagtTGCATATATTAttgcatatataaaaaatgcatatttaagctatttttatgtattttgtgagtggttagcgcgcaggactcacagctaggagacccgagttcaattccactctcgactatctctgtgtggagtttgcatgttctcccccgtccGGTTTcctttccacattccaaaaacatgctacgttaattagcgactccaaattgtccataggtatgaatgtgagtgtgaatggttgtttgtctatatgtgccctgtgattgtctggccaccagtccagggtgtactccgcctcttgcccaaagacagctgggataggctccagcaccccccacgaccctcgtgaggataagcggtagagaattaatgaatgaaaaagacgTAATATGTCGTACAATAACTCCGAATAAAAGGCCCTAATAAAGAAGGGCCACTACAGTAGCCATAAAACCCAACTCTGAACCCGCACTGGAACACATGAACATAAGTTGTATTTATGGATTTACGAATTTTCGGACTATTAGTCACACCGGGGTATAaatcgtacaaggccaaaaatgcataattaggtagaaaaaaacatacataagttgcattttttgcgagtaatttattttacgtttatgttttattaaacatgaacagaaaagttgtccagtgtttatgtaatataaacagttttttcatttataagtcgctctggagtataagtcgcaggaacagccaacctatgaaaaaaagtgcgacttacatatagtccagaaaatacagtatttggacAGTAAAGATTCTTTTTTCAgtcaattaccgtattttctggagtataagtcgctccggagtataagtcgcacaagagcaaaaacgcataattaggtagaaaaaaaacatacataagtcgcactatataagtcacattttttgcgggtaatttattttccaaactacttgaccaaaacagacattacgtcctcttggaaggcaagttctaacaataaaagaatagagaacaggctgaataggtgtaagatatgctaacacaatggttattcaactACACAAAAAAGTACAGGTCGCAGTATAAGGTGTATAAGTCGCAGgtacagccaacctatgaaaaaagtgcgacttatagtccggaaaatacggtaattactaTATTGTGTCGAGTAAGATGAGTAAGTATCATTTCATGTatgtagggctctaataatattaaaatctaTATTTGCAAGGTCAAAggactaccaaaatattccatttataaataagaaatccgacTTTGAGGAAATTAAACAGGCTACTTTGACTCTGGCAGTAATGTATTAAAGAACTGGTAAATTAGGCGAAAGATTAATCGTTAGTGCCAGCACTAGGATCCAGAGTTATTAGATAttgatattatgtttttttttttacaaatctgGAAAGAAGTCGACATatacaaacaacacaaacgaAAAACACCCGATTTTTAAAAGCCTGTTGAGCGTGGACAGATTTCAACACCAAGATTCAGTTTCAGTCTTGAAATAAAGCTGAATAAATCAATAAGTACAACTAACTCAATTTTGGTCGTACATGCCGTGCCTCGCCACTGTGTGAAATGGATTAGTCTCCACACTGTGGAACTGCATTCATCGGGCCATTTACAGCCGTCCACTTATGCAAATGAATGCGTCAATTCCAAAAAGGACTACCCATAATTACGTTGAAATGCTACATGAATAAGGACAggtataataataaagaaattgtCAAGATGATGTAATATTTACCAGAAGATGAGATGCGTTTCCAACTGATGAAAGGCTCCGGTTTTCCGATGGCTTGGCACGTCAGCGTGACATTGGAGCCTTCATTGACCACAATATCTCTTGACAGATCGAGGATTTTTGGTGGcactgtgagaaaaaaaatgttgaatcaAACATTAAGAGTACAATAGGATTTAAAATATATGTGAATGTTATTGTTTAATTCCGtgtatttgtacaaatttaCAAGATGAATGGCAGACATCCATCCAATTATTATATCTTCTGCCCTCAATTTAAcataattagcatgctaacaagctagcgcTAAACATGAGCTgttccgtgcatgtgtggggtcTGCATCACAATTTCTACGTCACGTCACAGCCTTAACATTTGAGTCTCTGGGGTGAAGGTTCAccacttttccatgtttttgccatttgtggataatggctctcactgtggttggctggagtcccaaagttttACAAACGGCTTCATAAAAATTTCCaaactgatagatctcaattaccgtattttttggactataagtcgattttttggactataagtcgctccagagtataagttgcacaaggccaaaaatacacaattaggtagaaaaaacatacataagtcgcactggagtataagtcgcattttttgcgggttatTTATTTGACAAAGTACTTGAACTTAGAAGGCAAGTTATaatttcaaaattaaaattttaatttaaattttatctGATACGGTTGCCAAATCACTACTTTCGAAATGGTGACAAAACCGGTACTAAAACcggaactaaatttgaaacacttatatgctaggactaatGGAGAAAAGGACAAAAGGACTAAAATCAAAACTCAAAACTCAAAACTcataaatcaaaaatcaaaactcaaaaatcaaaaaaataataaaacaaaaaaaacaaacaaaaaacaaacaaactgtattaggaaagcaggaagtgaacaaatctgacagttactgattgtaaaagtaccagatggaggggtaggatttaataagctttgcttcttcctactccttttggtcatgtggaactgggaactgattatgtgatgcattcaattgtaatctgatgcatgttcaaatgaaataaaaccattaccattaccttattATGTGTATAAAATACATAGTCTGGCCCCCTTGTCAATTGTGTTAAATCAATACGACCcgcaaaaagtttgcccacctctggtatctttatttttcattataccTTTCCCTTTTATGCGTTCAAGGTAATACTTTggataaacaaaataatttttgtacAAAACGAAAGCTCTGTTTTTCCAAATGAACTCATCACATTTACTATAAAGAAAAGCTACAATTCATATAAACTAAAGGACTTCAAACTCCATTGCTCCATTGTTACCTTGGACGAGGACGTGTATTACGGTGGTTGTTGGGCGACTGCTGGTCTGGACCGCACAAACATACTGCCCCTCATCTGTCATCTCCACGTTTTCAATCTTGATGGTAAACTCCTCTTGATTAAGTGTCACCAGACTCACCCTTGGATCCACCGACCATTTTTCATCTCCGGCGTATAGTATACTTGACCGATTTAGCCATGCTGTATGTGTGACAATGTCCCCCTGGGCACACCtatagaagaaataaatagatAATTCAAGTCAGAGCAGTAATTTATGTTACAGTTAATCTACAttcaaggtgtttttttttttattgaggaAAATAATGAAGTCATAAAGTCTCCTTTCATTGCCTACAGACACTCACGCTAActaattgaaaaatgttaaatgtttgcCTGTTTGGGCAAGAAATGAACCAGGGATAAGAGACTAATCAGCGAGGTCAGTAAAACATACTTTCCCTGCAAGTCTGCTTTAAAAGCACAACACCAAGCGAAACTGAAACTGTAGCCCGTTTCACACTGCCAATTAAAGCCTgaaatgttggcttttttttcctgtgttggtcagaaaaaaataaaaagtaaaagcaCAGACACGGAATGGGAGGGCCAAAGTCAATCCTCCAATTTGCTGGCTTTGCCGCTAGTGTcagcggtaaaaaaaaataaaaaaaaaaagttatcctgcCGTGCGGAGAAGACAAGTTGGACACCCAAGACTTACTTTTCTATTAGTAGTAATTGTTGTTATGTAACAAGACCTGGTGTGGACGTCACCTCGCATCGAATTATCTGATCCCGTCGAAATATTATGTAATGCTGGATTCAGAGCAAATAATTTGGTTGGGTATAATTTGAATTTTATCTGATACCTGTGCCAAATTGATACTTTCAAAATGTCGAAATGATGACCAAACcggtacttaaaaaaaaaagaataataacaaatattgtgACATGCAGATTGAACAGAAtagatttatatataaatatgagtaaaattacaacaaattGCGTGCAATTGTgtgtaaaacatgcaaaaaaatatttgcacccTTCCTGATTTGAGTCTCTAGGGTGAAAATTCACCACTTTtacatgttttcgccatttgtggataatggctctcactgtggttggctggagtcccaaaattttacaaaatggcttcataaacttttccaaactgatatattttaattatcgtactttctggactataagtcgctccggagtataagtcgcacaaggccaaaaatacacaattaggtagaaaaaaaacatacataagtcgcactggagtataagtggtattttttgcgggtaatttattttacaaagtacTTGAActtagaaggcaagttctaacaataaaattttaattttatctgATACGGTTGCCAAATCACTACTTTTGAAATGGTGACAAAACCGGTACTAAAACcggaactaaatttgaaacacttatatgcacCTCACAGCCTTAACATTTGAGTCTCTGGGGTGAAGGTtaaccacttttccatgttttcgACATTTGtgcataatggctctcactgtggttggctggagtcccaaaattTTACAAATGGCTTCATAAACTTTTCCaaactgatagatctcaattaccgtattttttggactataagtcacgccggagtataagtcgcacaaggccaaaaattcataataaggtagaaaaaaacataaataagatgaactagactataagtcgcatttttgtggataatttattttattttaaatagaatataaagaaattaaaaaaataaatatacaaaatatataaaaaaatatattaaaatatattaataaataaataaatgaagaaataagtACAATCACATATGAGGTTGTTTAAGGTGGAATGAAACAATAAGGACAAGTAAAAAGGAAGTGGAAAATGCCACCCGGACCCCCAGAGATTTGTACATGACAAAGCTTTTGATTCGGTTGTGATGGCCTAAATGTGACTCCAACTGATTTAACCAAAATGCTTAAAAATAGTAGCAACAAAACATCCACTCAAAAGCGGCagcagaaagattccatttatGCTGTCACAGCTTGTGTTACGGCATCAGTCACTTCCACTACAGTGACTCCAGCAGGGTCAGCGCCATCCTTGGGGTATTTGCAGTGTTGGGGCATGGCGGGGTAGCGTCAAATGAAGTGTCCttatttgactttgactttttaaaacatatgAGAGTCAGGCTTGTCCTTAATGATGACAAAGTTGATCTACAGAATTTTTATTtagcttaaattaagcatttccaaacataaaaatggcgaaatgtacaaaaatacaaatataaagcattggaaagactcattcaaagacgctgATGTAATATTCGACACtcgtcacaaggtgtcagtgatgttactgtaatgtttcataagACACAAAAGCCAGAATTGATCTCCACAACAACAGCTTTTTATtgtaggtttgaattatctccaAACGGGGACAATAAACCTGAATAAAAGTAACCCACGGCAAAATGAaatccatcacttcctgtccgccacacACTCCGTCTGCTCCTCTGGAGAACACATGTATAGTAGTACAAACAAACATTGAATTCATGTCttttatggcttattttctgtgattgtgtctactatactataatggtaatggtttaatttcatttgaacatgcatcagattacaattgaatgcatcacataatcagttcacagttccacatgtccaaaaggagtaggaagaagcaaagcttattaaatcctacccctccatctggtacttttacaatcagtaactgttacatttgttcacttcctgctttcctaatatagtttaagtttgtttttttgtttatttttttttaatttttaatttttaattttataccgaagtatgaggtgatatgaccatacaatgacataattggtactatatcagcaagtttaagtatttgtgattttagaaaaaaggagttagtatgttctctgtaggcggcattatgaattatccttactggccttttttacatttagtacatttagcgagtgaagattgcttttatagttattaccccatatttccacaaaataagtaagatatagcagaaccagagagcaataaagagtgtggagtgatttctgattgaaaacaaattttgctttgttcaatattgaaatatttctggccacctcatgttgtaatatatttgtaatatgaggtttccagataAGAGTGAAACTTTTGGGTGTGTTAGTTTGCATATAGAAggctctaatttaaaaaaaaaacatatttaataattgaaaataacTGACAGATTTCTGTGAAAACATACAAAGGCAAACTGTAGATTTACACAGGTTGGGTAACTTGATCACATTCTCAACATTCGTCCAGCGTCTTCTGGCGTGGCGTGGCTCTGGGGTGGTTCCGTCCTCTCTCACAGATAGCGTCTCCCAGGACCAGGTACTCTGCTGTAAGGCCATGTTCACTTGAACATGgatattttcataacatttcaCCCACTCCGGTGTTAAAAAATTCTCTAGCCAcatgtgtggaataaaaaatataatcatataaacATATCCACAGGGTGTGATGCACATtgtggccaatcagaagcctgaaaaaTCAACCACATCTCTctagttgtttttaaaaatcagctCACACTCAATAGTTTCATATTCTGAAAATACGGTATTCTGGGCCCCCGGACagtttgttaactcaacgcgaCCCGcaagtccaaaagtttgcccacccccctGTTCTAAAAGGTCCGGGTTTGGGATCAAACTTGTATATTCTGTTTTGATAGTCAGCAGCTTGTCAGAGACTGGCAGCAAATCGGTGACAGCTTTGGATTGACTGGCACAGCGCTGGTTCTGCACATCGAGCGGAACGAGAGGCTCTGACTGTGCCAACTCGGTCATTTTGTCGACTTGTGTCTGCATCTGGGCCAGCCAGCACCGAAGCTTCAGTTACCGTAACTACCAAAGCAAGGCGCAGCAGGAAATATTCTGTATAAACTCACCAGGGCCAGTCTGCCCCTGTAGTCACCTATGGGTGTCATAAAGGTTGGTTTTTGCAAGCATGGGGTCTCATTCCGGTCTTTAATACCAACTGCGATAGTTCCATTGCTACTAGAACACTCGGAACCGTACTCCCACTCAGTCCTACTCGTCCCCACCTCCACTTCTTTCCCAGGTAAACAGTACCAAAACTGAAGCCATTATAATTGGCACCCTGCATCACTACTGTTCCTCCTCcattaaatgcatttatttttcttgccaCACGACTGTACCAGCCTATCCCCCACTTGGCACCCTGCATCACTGCTATTCCTCCCCCATTAACTGCACTGATTTTCCTTGCCACACTATCAGCCTGTCCATCTTGGTTACAAATTTGAGGTTCCGCTTTCTTCGGCTAAACTGCACCAAAAATGAAGCCATTATAATTGTCATCTCACATCAGCTCTGCTCTTCCActgttaatttcattttttttttgggggggggagggtACATTGTCACTCTCTTCCCCTTGGTtacaaatttcaaatttcagGTTCAA includes:
- the ntm gene encoding neurotrimin isoform X5 — protein: MSVWGHFVAFSKCTALLSLRIFLLVPAGLPVHSQGDSLADNKVMDNITVRQGETLILRCAQGDIVTHTAWLNRSSILYAGDEKWSVDPRVSLVTLNQEEFTIKIENVEMTDEGQYVCAVQTSSRPTTTVIHVLVQVPPKILDLSRDIVVNEGSNVTLTCQAIGKPEPFISWKRISSSGDLATDDDYLEIPFISRQRAGTYECTAVNDIDTDTQTVDITVNYAPTVSDGRDVGVTPGQRGVLECEADAVPEADFEWYKDDRRISNGLDGIEIVSTGSLSRLTFFNVSDGDYVQDGSGSAMGVHLHTCLFIVAFLPFLIKF